From the genome of Verrucomicrobiia bacterium, one region includes:
- a CDS encoding DNA polymerase III subunit alpha: MAHADFVHLHLHTEYSLLDGACRLDRLCAKAHELKFPALAITDHGAMYGVVDFFKEAQSQGIKPIIGCEVYVAPGSRLEKKSSTGGKDVYHHLVLLAKDQAGYKNLVKLTTAAHLEGYYYKPRIDKEILAEHKEGLIALSGCLASEIPQAILADQLDQARAAVDWFKQTLGPENFYLELQNHGLAEQAKVNQQLIPWAKEFGLKCVATNDVHYVEKKHSHAHDCLVCIGTQDLLSNPKRMSAGYAPEQFYLRSAEEMKARFAERPDAIANTLEVAEKCNVAFDFKTLHYPMFHPPEHFTREGYLRHLLAEGLQRRYTIRARAEGKEFIVEGIGNPRRLPTYQPTSPDGDQWDHNDPAVAAAIRAVMDRLQLELAVIEKTGFISYFLIVADFVQYGRSKGVACVARGSAAGSLVTYLLEIANVDPIRYGLLFERFLNPERVNPPDIDIDFADDRRADVIEYVRQKYGRDAVAQIITFGTLGAKSVVRDVGRVMGLSYGDCDRLAKMIPAELKMTLEKALKQAPELKQAYDTEDVTRELIDTAFVLEDLARNSSVHAAGVVIGPEPLVNLLPLKTDESGALVTQYPMNPVGELGLLKMDFLGLKTLTVIRNTADLVKQTRGVTLDMDHLPLDDQKTYDLLNRAETLGVFQLESGGMRDLCRKFQIASIEHITALVALYRPGPMDLIPDFIKRRHGELKVEYEHPLLEPIAQETYGILIYQEQVMQAAQVLAGYTLGRADLLRRAMGKKKVEEMQEHRAIFVKGCAETNQISKAKANQIFDLLEKFAGYGFNKSHAAAYAVVAYQTAYLKANYPVEFLCALLTNDMNDTAKLSEYIAEARGLGVEVLGPDVNESELFFAPAQENQRIRFGLAAIKGVGEAAVQAMLKARREGGRFKSLADLCERVDSRSVTRKTLEALIKAGACDGFGSNRATLFAQVERTLARAASIISDRQKGQSSLFGMLEEAPDPAASEKEPLLPEWPQHEMLAHEKELLGFYVSGHPLAPYAAILEKYSLANTSQLMQLPNRSMTRVGGLIAAVQHGVSKKSGKPYSLVTLEDLQGAAQVLVMNENHDKFRALLELNQPIMVVGEVSTTEDRPKIFPQEIVPLDDAPKRWTKRVTLHLHTAHLKPDALEQVRELVSTHLGRCELMLCFRYPTGRYVFVAPNERFAVTPSRELQVAVTQRFGDDAYHVKVDSSLPEKEKRYGRRPPNNDE; the protein is encoded by the coding sequence ATGGCGCACGCCGATTTTGTCCACCTGCACCTGCACACCGAGTATTCCCTGCTTGATGGCGCCTGCCGTTTGGACCGGTTATGCGCAAAGGCGCACGAGCTGAAATTTCCCGCGCTCGCCATCACCGATCACGGCGCAATGTACGGCGTGGTGGACTTTTTCAAGGAAGCGCAAAGCCAGGGCATCAAACCCATCATCGGTTGCGAGGTCTATGTCGCGCCCGGCTCGCGGCTCGAAAAAAAATCCTCCACCGGGGGCAAGGATGTTTACCACCATCTCGTGCTGCTGGCGAAGGATCAGGCGGGTTACAAAAATCTCGTCAAGCTCACGACGGCCGCCCATCTGGAGGGCTACTATTACAAGCCGCGCATTGATAAGGAAATTCTTGCCGAACATAAGGAGGGTTTGATCGCGCTGTCCGGTTGTCTGGCCAGCGAGATTCCGCAGGCGATCCTCGCGGATCAACTCGACCAGGCGCGCGCGGCGGTGGATTGGTTCAAACAAACGCTCGGGCCGGAAAACTTTTATCTCGAACTCCAGAATCACGGCCTCGCCGAACAGGCCAAAGTCAACCAGCAGCTCATCCCTTGGGCGAAAGAGTTCGGGCTGAAATGCGTCGCCACCAACGACGTGCATTACGTCGAGAAGAAACATTCGCACGCGCACGATTGCCTCGTGTGCATCGGCACGCAGGATTTGCTGAGCAATCCCAAGCGCATGAGCGCGGGCTACGCGCCGGAGCAATTTTATCTCCGCAGCGCCGAGGAGATGAAGGCGCGTTTCGCCGAACGACCGGACGCCATCGCCAACACGCTCGAAGTGGCGGAGAAGTGCAACGTGGCGTTCGACTTCAAAACGTTGCATTACCCGATGTTCCATCCGCCGGAACATTTCACGCGCGAAGGTTATTTGCGCCATCTCCTCGCGGAAGGCTTGCAGCGCCGCTACACCATCCGCGCTCGCGCCGAGGGTAAAGAGTTTATCGTCGAAGGCATTGGCAATCCGCGCCGTCTGCCGACTTACCAACCGACCAGTCCAGACGGAGACCAGTGGGATCACAACGATCCCGCCGTAGCCGCAGCCATTCGCGCGGTGATGGATCGTCTGCAACTCGAACTGGCGGTCATCGAAAAGACCGGATTCATCAGCTACTTCCTGATCGTGGCGGACTTTGTGCAATACGGTCGGAGCAAGGGCGTGGCGTGCGTCGCGCGCGGCAGCGCCGCCGGCTCGTTGGTGACCTATCTGCTCGAAATTGCCAACGTGGACCCGATCCGCTACGGGCTGCTGTTCGAGCGTTTTCTGAATCCTGAGCGTGTCAATCCGCCTGATATTGACATTGATTTTGCGGACGACCGCCGGGCGGACGTGATCGAATACGTCCGGCAAAAATACGGGCGCGACGCCGTGGCGCAGATCATCACGTTCGGCACGCTGGGCGCGAAATCCGTTGTGCGCGACGTGGGTCGCGTGATGGGCTTGAGCTATGGTGATTGTGATCGGCTGGCAAAAATGATTCCCGCCGAGTTAAAGATGACGCTTGAAAAAGCGCTCAAACAAGCACCGGAACTCAAGCAGGCTTACGACACCGAGGACGTCACGCGTGAGTTGATTGACACGGCGTTCGTGCTCGAGGATCTGGCGCGCAACTCCAGCGTTCACGCGGCGGGCGTCGTCATTGGCCCCGAGCCGCTGGTGAATCTGTTACCGCTCAAGACCGACGAATCCGGCGCGCTGGTGACGCAGTATCCCATGAATCCGGTGGGCGAACTCGGTCTGCTGAAGATGGATTTTCTCGGGCTGAAAACGCTTACGGTCATTCGCAACACCGCTGATCTGGTCAAGCAAACCCGCGGCGTCACGCTCGACATGGATCATTTGCCGCTGGACGATCAGAAAACCTACGACCTGCTGAACCGCGCGGAAACGCTGGGTGTGTTTCAGTTGGAATCCGGCGGCATGCGCGATTTGTGCCGCAAATTTCAAATTGCCAGCATCGAACACATCACGGCGCTGGTGGCGTTGTATCGTCCCGGGCCGATGGATCTGATCCCGGATTTCATCAAACGCCGGCATGGCGAATTGAAGGTGGAATATGAGCATCCACTGCTCGAACCCATTGCCCAGGAGACGTACGGCATCCTGATTTATCAGGAACAGGTGATGCAGGCGGCGCAGGTGCTGGCCGGCTACACGCTCGGGCGCGCGGACTTGCTGCGGCGCGCCATGGGCAAGAAAAAGGTGGAGGAGATGCAGGAGCATCGCGCCATCTTTGTGAAGGGTTGCGCGGAGACGAACCAGATTTCCAAGGCAAAGGCCAACCAGATTTTTGACCTGTTGGAAAAATTCGCCGGCTACGGCTTCAACAAATCCCATGCGGCGGCCTACGCGGTCGTGGCTTATCAAACCGCGTATCTCAAGGCGAATTATCCGGTGGAGTTTCTCTGCGCGTTGTTGACCAACGACATGAACGACACCGCGAAGTTGAGCGAATACATCGCCGAAGCGCGCGGACTGGGGGTCGAGGTGCTGGGGCCGGATGTCAACGAAAGCGAGTTGTTCTTTGCGCCCGCCCAGGAAAATCAGCGCATCCGCTTCGGTCTGGCGGCGATCAAAGGCGTGGGCGAGGCCGCCGTACAGGCAATGCTCAAGGCGCGCCGCGAAGGGGGACGTTTCAAATCGCTCGCGGACTTGTGCGAACGGGTGGACAGTCGCTCGGTGACGCGCAAAACGCTGGAAGCCTTGATCAAGGCCGGCGCCTGCGATGGCTTCGGTTCAAACCGCGCCACCTTGTTTGCACAGGTGGAACGCACGTTGGCGCGCGCGGCCAGCATCATCAGCGACCGGCAAAAGGGACAAAGCTCGCTGTTCGGCATGTTGGAAGAAGCGCCCGATCCGGCGGCGTCGGAAAAGGAACCGCTGCTGCCGGAGTGGCCGCAGCACGAAATGTTGGCGCACGAAAAGGAACTGCTTGGTTTCTACGTCAGCGGTCATCCGTTGGCGCCGTACGCCGCGATCCTCGAAAAATATTCGCTCGCCAACACCAGCCAGTTGATGCAACTGCCCAACCGCTCGATGACGCGCGTTGGGGGATTGATTGCCGCCGTGCAACATGGGGTGTCCAAAAAAAGCGGCAAACCCTACTCGCTCGTCACGCTGGAGGATTTGCAGGGCGCCGCCCAGGTGCTGGTGATGAACGAGAACCACGACAAGTTCCGCGCGTTGCTTGAGCTTAACCAGCCCATCATGGTGGTCGGCGAAGTCAGCACCACTGAGGATCGGCCCAAAATTTTTCCGCAGGAAATCGTGCCGCTGGATGACGCGCCCAAACGCTGGACCAAGCGGGTGACGTTGCATCTGCACACGGCGCACCTCAAGCCGGACGCGCTGGAGCAGGTACGCGAACTGGTCAGCACGCACCTGGGCCGATGCGAGTTGATGTTGTGCTTCCGTTACCCGACCGGGCGTTATGTTTTTGTGGCGCCCAACGAACGCTTTGCGGTCACGCCGTCGCGCGAATTGCAGGTCGCGGTCACCCAACGCTTCGGGGATGATGCTTACCATGTGAAAGTGGATTCGAGCCTTCCCGAAAAGGAAAAGCGCTACGGTCGGCGCCCGCCAAACAATGATGAATGA
- the rpsU gene encoding 30S ribosomal protein S21, translated as MTEIKLKKGEPVDKALRRLKKKIDREGTLRTVRMRRSYEKPSERRRRKEKVARFSAMLAARYADQ; from the coding sequence TTGACCGAGATTAAACTGAAAAAAGGCGAGCCAGTGGATAAAGCCCTGCGCCGCCTGAAAAAGAAAATTGATCGTGAAGGCACTCTGCGCACCGTGCGCATGCGTCGGTCTTACGAAAAGCCCAGCGAGCGACGTCGCCGCAAGGAGAAAGTCGCGCGCTTTTCCGCCATGTTGGCCGCCCGCTACGCGGATCAATAA
- a CDS encoding sugar phosphate isomerase/epimerase gives MYSLSSCWNSHRHTDGRAMLREIRDLGFEYAELSHGTRISLVPGILEAVQAGEIKISSLHNFCPLPMGVNQSAPNLYQFTAESPRERDAAVKHTLKTFEFATRVNAPLVVLHLGSVELKDYTGRLKELVVRGEKDSRKFTKLKTEALEKREAKKKPFLERLYESLRKVLPEAESRGLRLGCENREAVEETPFEDDFGLLFYELKSPALAYWHDTGHAQIKENLGFINHELHLRTYADRLAGFHLHDVQNLVHDHCAPGSGSVNFSALKPLVKPEHIKVFEFSPAMPVAALKQGVAHLKQVWGDS, from the coding sequence ATGTATTCGCTCTCAAGTTGCTGGAACTCGCACCGTCACACCGACGGACGCGCGATGCTGCGCGAAATTCGCGATCTTGGCTTCGAGTATGCCGAACTCAGCCACGGCACGCGGATCAGTCTCGTCCCCGGCATTCTCGAAGCGGTTCAAGCGGGTGAAATCAAAATCTCTTCGCTGCACAATTTCTGTCCGCTCCCCATGGGCGTGAATCAATCCGCCCCCAATCTTTACCAGTTTACCGCCGAGTCCCCGCGCGAACGTGACGCCGCCGTCAAACATACGCTCAAGACTTTTGAGTTCGCCACGCGCGTCAATGCGCCTCTGGTCGTCCTCCACCTCGGCAGCGTCGAGTTGAAGGATTACACCGGTCGGCTGAAGGAACTGGTGGTGCGGGGCGAAAAGGATTCGCGCAAATTCACCAAGCTCAAAACTGAAGCGCTCGAAAAGCGCGAGGCCAAAAAGAAGCCTTTCCTGGAGCGACTCTACGAATCGCTGCGTAAAGTTTTGCCCGAGGCAGAATCTCGCGGCCTTCGGCTCGGTTGTGAAAATCGCGAAGCGGTCGAGGAAACGCCTTTTGAAGATGATTTCGGTCTGTTGTTTTACGAGTTGAAAAGTCCGGCGCTGGCGTACTGGCACGATACCGGTCACGCGCAAATCAAGGAGAACCTCGGCTTCATCAACCACGAATTGCACCTGCGCACCTATGCCGATCGTCTGGCGGGCTTTCACCTGCACGACGTGCAGAACCTCGTCCACGATCACTGCGCGCCCGGTTCCGGTTCGGTAAATTTTTCCGCCTTAAAACCGCTGGTCAAACCGGAGCACATCAAAGTCTTTGAATTCAGCCCCGCCATGCCCGTCGCGGCCCTCAAGCAAGGGGTCGCTCACCTCAAACAGGTTTGGGGCGACTCGTAG
- a CDS encoding UbiD family decarboxylase — MAFDSFRDFVTALDRAGELKRISVPVATELEITEIANREMKSPGGGKALLFEQPTVNGVVSPFPVAINTLGSWKRMALSLGANSVDDVAAELGALMKAKPPTSFRETIKLLGQALDLRHAKPKVVKRGPCKDVIHKFDATTRRTEPWPKAADILRGAIDEASTTTREAHSLPTLRTPHTALPILKCWPLDGGRFITLPCVVTKDPDTGERNVGMYRMQVYDDRSTGMHWQLQKVAARHGRRYYEKGERMPVAIFLGGDPVFTFAATAPLPDGLDEFLLAGYLRKKSVELVKCETNDLEVPANADFVIEGYIDPTEPLREEGPFGDHTGYYTLPEPYPVFHVTAITHRQDAVYPATIVGIPPMEDFYMGGASVKLFLPIFKMNFPEIVDIALPAEGVFHNLVFVSIKKTYPMQAYKIMHGLWGMGQMMFTKYLVVVDADVNVHNTSEVLFHLCANTDPQRDSIFTKGPADVLDHATSEIAIGSKLGIDATKKLSGEGFKRPWPPLIKMDESVKVKVEKLFPN; from the coding sequence ATGGCTTTCGATTCCTTCCGCGATTTCGTCACCGCGCTTGACCGGGCTGGCGAGCTGAAACGCATTTCCGTACCGGTCGCCACCGAACTGGAAATCACCGAGATCGCGAACCGCGAGATGAAGTCGCCCGGCGGCGGCAAGGCGCTGCTGTTCGAACAACCCACCGTCAACGGCGTGGTTTCGCCGTTCCCCGTGGCCATCAACACGCTCGGTTCATGGAAACGCATGGCCCTGAGTCTGGGCGCGAACTCGGTGGACGACGTTGCCGCCGAACTCGGCGCGTTGATGAAAGCCAAACCACCGACCAGTTTTCGCGAAACGATAAAATTGTTGGGGCAGGCGCTCGATTTGCGGCATGCGAAACCCAAGGTCGTGAAGCGCGGGCCGTGCAAGGACGTCATCCACAAATTCGACGCGACGACGCGACGCACTGAACCGTGGCCAAAAGCGGCGGACATTTTGCGAGGCGCGATTGACGAAGCGTCAACCACCACTCGCGAGGCGCACTCGCTGCCGACGCTCCGCACACCGCACACCGCACTCCCCATTTTGAAATGCTGGCCGCTTGATGGCGGACGTTTCATCACGCTCCCGTGCGTCGTTACCAAGGACCCGGACACCGGCGAACGCAACGTGGGCATGTACCGGATGCAGGTTTACGACGATCGCTCCACCGGGATGCACTGGCAGTTGCAGAAAGTCGCCGCGCGCCACGGTCGCCGTTACTACGAAAAAGGCGAACGCATGCCCGTCGCCATTTTCCTTGGCGGAGATCCGGTATTCACCTTTGCCGCCACCGCGCCGCTGCCAGATGGCCTGGATGAATTTCTCCTTGCCGGTTATCTGCGCAAAAAATCCGTCGAACTCGTGAAGTGCGAGACCAACGACCTCGAGGTTCCTGCCAACGCGGACTTTGTCATCGAAGGTTACATTGATCCCACCGAGCCACTGCGCGAGGAGGGGCCGTTCGGCGACCACACCGGCTATTACACCTTGCCCGAACCGTATCCCGTCTTCCACGTCACCGCCATCACGCATCGCCAGGATGCGGTGTATCCGGCGACCATTGTGGGCATCCCGCCGATGGAAGATTTTTACATGGGCGGCGCGAGCGTGAAATTATTCCTGCCCATCTTCAAGATGAACTTCCCGGAAATCGTGGACATCGCGCTGCCGGCGGAAGGCGTGTTTCACAACCTCGTCTTCGTCAGCATCAAAAAGACCTACCCGATGCAGGCTTACAAAATCATGCACGGCCTCTGGGGCATGGGCCAGATGATGTTCACCAAATACCTCGTGGTGGTGGACGCCGACGTGAATGTCCACAACACCAGCGAAGTGCTGTTTCATCTGTGTGCCAATACCGATCCGCAACGCGACAGCATCTTCACCAAAGGTCCGGCCGACGTGCTCGACCACGCTACCAGTGAAATCGCCATCGGCAGCAAGCTTGGCATTGACGCCACCAAGAAACTCTCCGGTGAAGGCTTCAAACGCCCCTGGCCGCCGTTAATCAAGATGGATGAAAGCGTGAAGGTGAAGGTGGAGAAGCTATTTCCCAATTAG
- a CDS encoding endonuclease/exonuclease/phosphatase family protein: MSHLLTLGFLLVLLCGCRAPTRTAVMPNGPHLRVLTYNVNYGNPRPDQVVEIIRQSMAEIVCLQETSPQWANYLRQTLSKEYQFMEFRDSKHRMGGGLGFLAKVQAHEVAYIPSATTWFDGWIMAFVTPIGPVQIINVHLRPPISDNGSWVSGYFTTSDKRQKEMEAFYQARAPQIPTLVLGDFNDSEGSVVVRWLETQGMTNALTQFNRYDPTWQWQTSTITLKRRMDHILYASAFSCTAARVITAGSSDHFPVEAVFIKTP, encoded by the coding sequence ATGAGCCACTTACTCACATTGGGATTTTTGCTAGTGTTACTTTGCGGTTGCCGCGCACCAACTCGCACTGCGGTCATGCCAAACGGCCCGCATCTGAGGGTACTTACCTATAACGTGAATTACGGCAACCCGCGACCGGACCAAGTTGTAGAAATCATCCGGCAATCCATGGCCGAAATTGTCTGTCTGCAAGAAACGTCTCCGCAGTGGGCAAATTACCTCCGCCAGACTCTCAGCAAAGAATATCAATTCATGGAGTTTCGCGATTCCAAACATCGCATGGGTGGCGGGCTTGGCTTTTTAGCCAAAGTTCAAGCACACGAGGTTGCCTACATACCATCGGCAACGACTTGGTTCGACGGATGGATTATGGCTTTCGTCACCCCGATTGGACCGGTGCAAATAATCAATGTCCATCTCCGCCCTCCCATCAGCGACAACGGCAGTTGGGTTAGCGGATACTTCACCACCAGCGATAAACGGCAAAAGGAAATGGAGGCATTCTATCAGGCACGCGCCCCACAAATTCCCACGTTGGTGCTGGGAGATTTTAATGACAGTGAAGGTAGCGTGGTGGTGCGGTGGTTGGAGACCCAAGGGATGACCAACGCGCTCACACAATTCAACCGCTACGACCCCACATGGCAATGGCAGACAAGTACAATTACTTTGAAGCGGCGTATGGACCATATTCTGTATGCTTCAGCGTTTAGCTGTACTGCCGCGCGCGTTATTACTGCGGGGTCATCCGATCATTTTCCGGTGGAAGCTGTATTCATTAAAACTCCATGA
- a CDS encoding phosphoribosylanthranilate isomerase, with the protein MSVKVKICGITSVTDAVTAATAGADLIGLMFYERSPRHVSVPVAAEITRALSPAVLRVGVFVNPDVGLVWRAIQECNLTLLQFHGEESPDFCAQFGVRSMKAFRIQNSASLRALPDYATEAYLLDAYSPAAHGGTGAQFNWELAVSAKQHGKPIFLAGGLTPENVAAAVRQVRPFGVDVSSGVESAPGKKDPAKVQAFIQNAHGQK; encoded by the coding sequence ATGAGCGTCAAAGTTAAAATTTGCGGCATCACCAGCGTGACGGATGCCGTCACGGCGGCGACGGCGGGCGCCGATTTGATTGGCCTGATGTTCTACGAACGCAGTCCGCGTCATGTTTCAGTGCCTGTGGCTGCCGAGATTACCCGTGCGTTGTCACCCGCAGTGCTCAGAGTCGGCGTGTTTGTGAACCCTGATGTCGGGTTGGTTTGGCGCGCCATTCAGGAATGCAATCTGACCCTGCTGCAATTTCATGGCGAGGAATCGCCCGACTTTTGCGCGCAGTTTGGCGTGCGCAGCATGAAGGCCTTTCGCATCCAAAACTCCGCGTCACTGCGCGCACTGCCGGACTACGCCACGGAAGCGTATTTGCTCGACGCTTATTCTCCCGCCGCTCACGGCGGCACGGGCGCGCAATTCAACTGGGAACTGGCGGTGAGTGCCAAGCAACACGGCAAACCCATTTTCTTGGCCGGCGGTTTGACGCCGGAAAACGTCGCGGCGGCGGTGCGGCAAGTGCGACCGTTCGGCGTGGATGTGTCCAGCGGTGTCGAATCCGCGCCCGGGAAAAAAGACCCGGCGAAAGTGCAGGCATTCATCCAGAACGCCCACGGTCAGAAGTGA
- the ptsP gene encoding phosphoenolpyruvate--protein phosphotransferase — protein MAEQASVSERILRGIPVSPGVCRGRILVLDKTRYRVEKRLVADAEIPHELNRFQQALVKTREQMQETQRQLLQNLGANHASIFDAHLLVLEDPSVIDEVVRLIQEEKLNAEYAFGQVTERYIEALAKVEDEYLRERASDLRDVSGRIMSQLLGVSDQVNLAQLSEPCIIIAHDLSPTKTAQLDRKNVLGFATDIGSRTSHTAIMAQSLRIPAVVGLKDASEQLTSGEFALLDGFNGKVIINPTERTLAEYGQLVQKQVSLTEKLRGTLDQEAITLDQRRLVISANIERAEDVDSVRSSGAEGVGLFRTEYLFLNRDQLPTEEEQYQVYRQVAEALKPDPVVIRTLDLGADKLLPLLGMPPETNPALGWRAIRYCLQHEEMFRAQLRAVLRASVSGNVKLMYPMISSLDELIQANAFLEQFKAELRQEGLPFDDQLEVGIMVETPAAVIISDGLSQRVQFFSVGTNDLIQYTLAVDRVNEKIAHLYEPTHPAIIRLIHQTVQAARARDTWVSVCGEMAGDIELTPLLLGLGVDELSAAPPALPPLKFLLRQLKFSEAQELANFALSCESATEILVRSLALARRAAPSLFETKK, from the coding sequence ATGGCTGAACAGGCGAGCGTGAGTGAGCGAATCCTCCGCGGCATACCCGTGTCTCCCGGGGTTTGTCGCGGCAGAATCCTCGTGCTCGATAAAACCCGCTACCGTGTGGAAAAGCGCCTGGTCGCGGACGCCGAGATTCCCCATGAGCTGAACCGCTTTCAGCAAGCGCTCGTGAAAACGCGCGAGCAGATGCAGGAAACGCAACGCCAACTGCTCCAAAACCTCGGGGCCAATCACGCCAGCATTTTTGACGCGCACCTCCTGGTGCTGGAGGATCCGTCCGTGATTGATGAGGTCGTGCGCTTGATTCAGGAGGAAAAACTGAATGCCGAGTACGCTTTCGGACAGGTGACCGAGCGTTACATCGAAGCGCTGGCCAAGGTGGAGGATGAGTATTTGCGCGAACGCGCCAGCGACTTGCGCGATGTCAGCGGCCGGATCATGAGCCAGTTGCTCGGGGTCAGCGATCAGGTGAACCTGGCCCAACTGAGCGAGCCATGCATCATCATCGCGCATGATTTGTCGCCCACCAAGACCGCGCAGTTGGATCGAAAAAACGTGCTCGGTTTTGCCACCGATATTGGCAGCCGCACCTCGCACACCGCGATCATGGCGCAGTCACTGCGCATTCCGGCCGTGGTGGGATTAAAGGACGCCAGCGAACAATTGACGAGTGGCGAGTTTGCCTTGCTCGACGGTTTTAACGGCAAGGTGATTATCAATCCCACCGAACGCACTCTGGCCGAATACGGTCAATTGGTGCAGAAACAGGTTTCGCTGACGGAAAAATTGCGCGGCACCCTGGACCAGGAAGCCATCACGCTTGATCAGCGGCGTCTCGTCATTTCCGCGAACATCGAACGCGCCGAAGACGTGGACTCCGTGCGTTCCAGCGGCGCGGAAGGCGTGGGTTTGTTTCGCACGGAATATCTGTTTCTCAATCGCGACCAGTTACCCACCGAGGAAGAGCAATATCAAGTGTACCGTCAGGTGGCCGAGGCGTTGAAACCAGATCCGGTGGTGATCCGCACCCTCGATCTGGGGGCGGACAAATTGCTGCCGCTCTTGGGCATGCCCCCCGAGACGAATCCGGCACTGGGCTGGCGCGCCATCCGTTATTGTCTGCAACATGAGGAAATGTTCCGTGCGCAACTTCGCGCCGTGTTGCGAGCCAGCGTCAGCGGCAACGTGAAACTCATGTATCCAATGATCTCGAGTTTGGACGAGCTGATTCAGGCCAACGCGTTTCTGGAACAGTTCAAGGCCGAACTGCGGCAGGAAGGATTACCGTTTGATGATCAGCTCGAAGTGGGGATCATGGTCGAAACTCCCGCCGCCGTCATCATCAGCGACGGACTCAGCCAGCGCGTGCAATTTTTCAGCGTCGGCACGAACGATCTGATCCAATACACGCTCGCCGTGGATCGCGTGAACGAGAAGATCGCGCACCTCTACGAGCCGACGCATCCCGCCATCATCCGGTTGATTCACCAAACCGTGCAGGCGGCGCGCGCGCGCGACACGTGGGTCAGCGTCTGCGGCGAGATGGCGGGCGACATCGAGCTTACGCCGCTATTGTTGGGTCTGGGCGTGGACGAACTGAGCGCGGCCCCGCCCGCGTTGCCGCCCTTGAAGTTTCTGCTGCGCCAACTGAAATTTTCCGAGGCCCAGGAACTGGCGAATTTCGCACTGAGCTGTGAATCCGCCACGGAAATCCTCGTGCGCAGTCTGGCCCTGGCGCGCCGCGCCGCGCCCAGTCTATTTGAAACCAAAAAATGA
- a CDS encoding carbohydrate kinase family protein, with the protein MRRVSTQRRHGLMAGGNWIIDHVKLIDVYPQPEQLANISSEHTGTGGGPYNVLLDLAQSGAPFPLVAAGLVGKDPDGASIIADCRRRKINAQFLTTTTKTFTSYTDVMTEQVSGRRTFFHARGANALWTGADIDFQKAKAKIFHLGYLLLLDQLDRPDAKFGTKAGKLLAAARAAGLKTSVDTVSEDSDRFAQLVRPTLQHVDYCILNEIEAGRITGFKVRHADGRLDPVALRHAAGALLQLGVNELVVIHFPEGALARNRRGADVWQPALKLPAKYIAGTAGAGDAFCAGVLWGLHEAWDLPRSLLTGVCLAAASLSDPTCTKGVKSLNVSLALAKKYGFQPTLG; encoded by the coding sequence ATGAGAAGGGTTTCAACACAGCGACGGCACGGCTTGATGGCCGGGGGAAATTGGATCATTGACCACGTAAAACTGATTGATGTTTATCCACAACCGGAACAGCTCGCCAACATCAGCAGCGAACATACCGGCACGGGCGGCGGGCCGTACAACGTGTTGCTGGACCTGGCGCAATCCGGCGCGCCATTTCCGCTCGTCGCCGCAGGACTGGTCGGCAAAGACCCCGACGGAGCGAGCATCATTGCGGATTGTCGCCGGCGCAAAATCAACGCTCAATTCCTGACCACCACCACCAAGACCTTCACGTCCTATACGGACGTCATGACGGAGCAAGTTTCCGGGCGGCGCACTTTTTTTCACGCTCGCGGGGCCAACGCGCTATGGACCGGAGCGGACATAGATTTTCAGAAAGCCAAAGCCAAAATTTTTCATCTGGGTTACCTGCTGCTTCTGGATCAGTTGGATCGTCCGGACGCGAAGTTTGGCACCAAGGCGGGAAAACTGCTGGCCGCCGCGCGCGCCGCGGGATTGAAAACCAGTGTGGACACCGTCAGCGAGGACAGTGATCGCTTCGCGCAACTGGTGCGACCAACCCTCCAGCACGTGGATTATTGCATTCTGAATGAGATCGAAGCGGGTCGCATCACCGGGTTCAAAGTGCGTCATGCCGATGGGCGACTGGACCCCGTGGCGTTGCGCCATGCCGCCGGCGCCTTGCTGCAACTCGGCGTGAACGAGCTGGTGGTGATTCATTTTCCGGAAGGCGCATTGGCGCGGAATCGGCGCGGCGCGGATGTCTGGCAACCAGCACTCAAACTACCCGCCAAATACATCGCCGGCACGGCTGGTGCGGGCGACGCCTTTTGTGCCGGTGTGCTTTGGGGCTTGCACGAAGCATGGGATTTGCCGCGCAGTTTGCTCACGGGCGTTTGTCTGGCGGCGGCTTCATTGTCGGATCCGACCTGTACCAAAGGCGTGAAATCCCTGAATGTTTCACTGGCGCTCGCCAAAAAATACGGGTTTCAACCGACGTTGGGTTAA